The segment GGCGGCCCGGGATGCGCCCTGCTGGTCCTCGCCAGCGCCTGCCGGCCCGGCACCCTGCGCCGGGCCATCGCCGCCCGGGCGCGGGGCTTTGTGGACAAGGACGCGCCACCGGCCCGGCTGTTGCACGCGATAAACCTGGTCGCCGCCGGGAAGCGCTATGTCGACCATTCGCTCAGCCCGGATTTCCTGGAGGCCGCCGACATGCCGCTGACCCCGCGTGAGTTAAGCGTGCTCTCGCTGGCCGCAGGCGGCGCCTCGGTCTCCGAGATCGCCCGTGAACTGCATCTGAGCAGTGGGACGGTGCGCAATTACATGGCGGCGATCAATCGCAAAACCGGCGCCCGGAACCGGGTGGACGCGATACGGATATCGCAGGGGGCGGGCTGGGTTTAGGGCGGACCTGTCCGGTGCGTCCGTGAAGTCCCGCGATCAGCCGAGAGAGCGGGATTTCGCGGCGATGTTCTCCGCGCGCTCCGGTGCGTCCGGCTGCCAGCTTCCCGCGAGATCCCGGTAGAGGGGCGAGCGTTCGAGCAGCTCGTCATGGGTGCCGCAGATGGCCCGGTTGCCGTCGAGTACCAGGATGCGGTCGGCCCGGCGGGCCGAGGTGATCCGGTGGGCCACGACAATCAGCGTTCCGGGGCGCTCCGCGAAGGCGCGCTCGGCCCGCATTTCCGCCGCCGGGTCGAGGTGGCAGGTCGCCTCGTCGAGGAGGACGAGGGGGGCGGGTGACAGATAGGCCCGGCCCAGTGCGATCAGCTGGCGCTCGCCCTGGGACAGGGCGCCCGGCTCGAGCGGTGCGTCGAAGCCGCCCAGCCGGTGCACCAGCGCGTCCAGGCCCACGGCGTCCGACGCCGCCTCCAGGGCGGCCGGGGAGGCGCCGTCCGGGCAGAGGTAGAGCAGGTTCTCGCGCAGGGTTCCGGAGAAGACGTAGGCCTGTTGCGGGATGAGCACCCGCAGCAGGGACGGGTCGGTTCCGGAGGGGGCGCGGACCGGCCGGCCGGCCACGTGTATCTCGCCGTGGCCGGGTTCGAGCAGACCGGCGACGAGAGCGGTCAGGGTCGACTTTCCGATGCCGCTCGGGCCCACCACGACGAGGTGTTCGCCCGCTTCGACGGTCAGGTCGAGGTCGTGCAGCACGGGCTGGGCGGCGGGCCCGTAGGCGAAGGTCACCGCGCGCAGTTCGACGCGGGGGTCGTCGGGCGGGACGGGGACGTGGGGCGCGGGCTCCTGCACGGTGGCGGGGGGCGGCGCGGTGCGGGGCTCCGTAGCGGCGTCGGTGGTGAGCCGGTCCAGGACCACGAGCAGCCGGGTGCCGGCCGAGCCCAGCGCGTTCATCAGGGTGTGCAGGGCGGGCAGCAGGGACTGGGTCAGATAGGCCAGTGCGCCCAGTACGGCGCCGGGGGTGAGCCCTTGTCGCAGCAGCCAGGGCGCGGTCACCAGCAGCAACAGGATGGGCAGTTGGCCGGCCAGGCCGAGCGCGAGACAGCGGACGGCGGCCCAGCGTGCCAGCTGCCGTGCCGCGCGGGCCTCGTCCTCGATCACGCCGTACGCCCGGTCCGCGGTCCGCTGCTGCGCACCGCAGGCCACCACGTCACGCAGTCCCTCGGCGACGGCGCCGAACTGTGTGGCCAGATCCTCGTCCGCCCGGAGAAAGGCGCGCTGGCTGGCCGCCATCGGCCGGAGGGTGGCCAGGAAGAGCAGCAGCCCGGCCGCGAGCGGAGGCACCACGATCAGCAGCAACTCGGGTGCCAGGGAGAGGAGTCCGAACACCGCTCCGGCCGCGGTGAACACGAAGGAGCGGGCGACCAGGACCAGTCCGGCGAAGCTGTCCCGGGCGATCTCGGTCTGGTTGGTCAGCCGGGAGACCACGGCGCTGTCCGCCGCCCGGGCCGGCTGCGCCACCGCGTGCGTCAGCGACCGGGACACCACCTGACGGACCAGGCCGTCGCGCAGCGGCTCGACGAGGTCGGCCAGTCCGCGGAAGACCCCTCGGCCGGCCAGCCCGCCGACCACGACGGCCAGTGCGGTGACGCCCAGCCAGATCAGCCCGACGCCGGTGTGGCCGGCCAGAAAGCCCTGGTCCAGGGCCTTTGCCAGGCCGTAGCCGCCGAGGAAGGTGTGGGCGGACTCCAGCAGTGACCAGCCGGCCAGCAGCAGTAGTACACGGGTCCGGCGGCGGAGAAAGCGCCTCGCCCGGGGCAGCAGTCGTGCGGTCGCGGTCGTCATGAGGCGGTCCGGGTGTCCTCGTCGTCGGTATGGGCGAACACCGCGCGGTAGTCGGCGTCGGCCCAGAGCCGGTCGTGTGGGGCGACGGCGCGAAGCCGGCCATTTTCCAGCCAGGCGACCAGATCGGCGCGGGCGGCGGAGGAGACGCGATGGGCGATCAGCAGTCTGCTGCCGGTCCGTACGTCATGGACCAGGGCCCGGCGGACATGGAGTTCGGTGACGCTGTCCAGGCTGGAGGTGGCGTCGTCGAGCACGAGCAGCCGGCCCGCATGGGCGAACGCCCGTGCCAGGCCGAGCCGTTGGACCTCGCCGCCGGACAGCGGGGCGTCGGTGAGCGGCGCGGCGTATCCCCCGGGGAGGAGACGGACGAACGAGTCCGCACCGGCCGCGCGGGCGGCGGCCTCGATGGCCCGGTCCGGGGGCTCGTAGGGGCCGAAGCCGATGGCGGCCCCTACGGTGGCGCCGAACAGGGCGGGCCGCTCGAAGGCGTAGCCGATCTCGCGGCGCAGTTGTGCTGGGTCGGCCTCGTCGAGGGGTATCCCGTCCAGCAGCACCTGTCCGCTGTCGGGGTCGGTGAGCCGGCCCGCGACGGCGGCGAGCAGCGACTTGCCCGCCCCCGAGTGCCCGACGACCGCCACGGTCGTGCCGCCGGGCACCACCAGGTCGACGTCGCGCAGCGCGGGGGTGCCACCGCGGAGGACGGTGACCGCGCGCAGTTCGAGCCGGCCGGGGCCGTCGGCGGGCAGCGGCCGGGAGCCCTGCGCGGGCGTGGGCAGGGTGAGGAGCTCGCCGGTGCGGTGGGCCGCGGCGCGGCTGCGCACCAGGGCGTTGAGCTGCCCGACGACCCCGCCCAGCCCGGCGGTGAGGGCGGCGTACCGGGAGGCAGCCAGCAGCTCACCGACGGACAGGCTGCCGTACGCCAGCCGGATGCCGCCGACGGCGAGGACGGCGGTGGTCAGCAGCGGCACCAGGATGCTGCTGCTGACCACGGCGCGGCCGTAGATCTGCCACATCTGCCGTCCCTGCGCGCCCAGTTCGGGAAGCGGTGCGAGGACCCGGGCCCGCTCACGCCCTGCCGTGCCCGCCGCGGCGATGGTCCGGGCGCCGCCGAGCGCCTCGACGAGCCGCGTCGCGAGGTCCGCCTGGACGCGCTGATAGCGACGGACACTGTCGGAGGAGCCGCGGGCGAAGCGGCGCAGCAGCCGGGTCAGCAGCGGCAGCCCGGCAAGGAACACGGCGGCCAGCCAGATGTCGGTGAGCGCCAGGGCGATGAGGGCGCCGACCGGGGTGATGACGGCGGCGAGGCCGGTGGCCGCGGCGGTGGGGGCGGTCCCGGCGTCGGCGGCGTTCCCGGTGAGGCGGGTCACCAGGTCGCCGGGGGTGAAGCGGTCGGCGACCCGGTGCGGGGCGAGCGAGAGCAGATGGTCGATACCGCGCCGGCGGAGCCAGGCGGTGCTGCGCGCGGTGGTGACGCCGCCGGTCAGCGCCACCAGCGCGTCCAGCAGCACTTCCGCGCTCAGCAGCACGGCGCAGAGCACCAGGGCCCCGTGGAGGCCCGGACGGGCGCCGAGTACGAGGTCGAGGGTGTGGCCGAGCACGGCGGGCAGCGCGAGGGCGGCACCCGCGGACGCCACGCTGAAGAGGCAGACGGCGAGGGTGCGTACGGGGCTGTGCCGGAAGGCCCCGGTCAGGACGGAGCGGACGCCGGGGTCCGGCCCGCGCCGGGCGGCAGAGGGCGAGGAGGGCCCGGGGGTGCGGGGCATGCGGGTGTGGACCTCGCCTCCAAGGGACGGATACGGGCGGCAGCGGCAGGCCCCGGGCGGTGTTGCCACCCGGGGCTCGCCGTGACTTACGCGCTTCGGGGGCCGAGGTCCCCTAGCGGCGGGAAGTCAGTTACAGGTGGTGACGCTCAGGCTGCTGTCACCGCAGAGCAGCAGGCTCGCGCGGCTGCCGGTGTGCAGCTCCTCCGTGGCCTCGGCCTTGGGGGTCTCCAGCGTCTGCAGGTCAAGAAGGGACATGGTGGTTCCTCTCTGATGGGGACGGTGTTTCTTGATCGGCCCCGGACGGGGCCGGCTTCAGGGCCGCCTGGGCGGCGGGAGGAAGGGCAGGTGCACGGGGGTGTCGTGCAGCGCGCTGCCCAGTGCGAGCAGGCATCCGGCGGTGCCGGTGCTCAGGTCCATGGAGAGCCGCATCATCTGCTCCCCGGCGAAGGCCAGTTGGCCTTGGTAGGGCACGGCGCCCCAGGCCAGGGAGTCGATCTGACGGCGGAGGTCGGTGGCGTGGGTGCCGGGGCCGCCGGCCGTGGTGCGGGCGAGGTGCAGCACCATGCCCGCCGCACCCCGGAACAGGCCGGGCTGGGCATAGAACTTGGCCTGGGCGGCCTGCACGATCTCGCTCCGCGCCCTGGCGAACTCGTCGTCCGGACGATGGGCGAGGAAGTCGTCGAGCACCATGCCGATGCCGACGCTGCCGGCGCCGAGGTACGGCATGGTCCGCCAGCCCTCGTTGACCTGGAGGGCGCCCCCGGCGCCGCGGACGCAACGGGACAGGTCCCGGCGCAGGGCGTCCGCGGCCAGATCGAGCAGCGCGGGGTCGTCGGTGCGCTCGTACAGGCGCAGGAAGAGCAGGGCCGCTCCGCTGTCGCCGTACAGCAGCCCGGCGCGGGGCGTCGCGCCGCCCACGGCGGGTGGCGCGGCGGTCCGGAGCTTGTCGGCGACGAGCTGGGCGCAGTGCGAGGCCCGCTCGCCGAGGGCGGTTTCGCCGGTGGTGCCGGCCAGGGAGTCGAGGGCGAGGCCGAGGCCCGCCAGTCCGCTGTGCAGATCGGGGGCGATGTCCTGCCAGCGCTGTGTGGCGACGGTGTCGATGAGGTCCAGGGCCCGATCCCGGTGGCCGAGCCGGTCCAGGACCCAGGCGACGCCGGAGAGGCCGTCGTAGAAGCCGAGCGGGCTGCCGGACGCGGGGGTCTTCGTCCTCCGCAGCAGCCACTCCTCCGCCTCCGGGCAGCGGTCCGCGCCGGTCTCGTCCAGGGCGTACAGCACTCCGGCCGCCCCGTAGGCGAAGCAGGTGCCCCCGCCCGTGGTGGAGAACTGGGCGATGTCGCCGGGGAAGTAGCGGTCCTCCCGGTCGGGGGTGGCCGAGGCGAGCACGGCCCGGACCATGGAGTCGCGGCTGTGCGGCCAGTCGCCGAGGGCCACGGGGAGGTAGTCCGCTCCCCCGGTCCGGCCCGTACGGACGGGGGCGTGCGCGGGCTGATACCCCCGCAGGATCTCCGCCACCGCTTCGTCGAGATAGTCGCGGGGCACCGGGAACTGCGCGGCGGCGATCTCCGCGAGGTGGGCCGCCTTGTTGCGGTCCACCGCGAACAGGCTGGTGAGCGGGAGGAACAGGGCAAGTCGCAGACAGGCCAGGGCGTAGCGGTCGACGTCGAAGCCCCGACGGTCCGCGGGGGCGACGAAGCCCGGGTTGGCGATCACCTGACGGCTGGACTCGTCGTCGACGGACGCGGCCTCGAAGTCCAGGAGCACCACGGCGGATTCGTCCTCGGACATCATGATGTTGAAGAGGTGGAGATCGTTGAAGACCACGCCACGGGAGTGGACCGCCTTGACGGCGTCGGCCACCAGGCCGTGGACGCGCATGGCCCACTCGGTGTACTCCGCGAGCCGCTCGGGGCTCGGATCGGCCTCGATCAGCGGGTGACGGTGCGCGAAGAAGCTGTTCAGCGGCCGGCCTTCGATGAACTCCAGCACCAGGAAGGTGTGCTCGCCGAGCGTGAACCAGTCGTGTACCTCGGGGGCGCAGCCGAGTCCGGAGAGTCTTTTCAGCGCGTCCCGCTCGCGCGCCAGCCGGGTCACGGCGTCCGCTTCATCGGCGGCCAGCCCCGCGTACGGCCGTGCCTCCTTCAGCACCACCCGCTGATCGGTCCGCAGATCCCGGCCGACGTAGACGCCACCGCCGTTGGAGAAGTGCAGCGCCTGCTCGATCTTGTACGGGAGGTCGGTGACGGTGGTGGCGGAGCGGGCGGCCAGATGCGGCTGGAGGAACTCCGGGAGGGTGACCCACTCAGGGACGCGGAACGCCGGCTCGCGGCGGTCGGGGACCAGCTGCCCCTGACCGTCCTCGATCGCGGGGCGGAGTTCGCCCTTGTCGTCGTAGCAGTGCCGTTCGGTGAAGCTGCCGTAGCGCACATACACCGGACCGGCGCCCCAGCGCAGATCGCTGAGGATGTACGGTCCCTGTTCGCCGGCGAGCAGTTCGTTCAGCTCCTCGGCGATGCGGCCGCACTGCTCCTCGTCGGCGGGGTAGACCGTGAGGAACTTTCCGCTGGCGCCGCGGTCGGCGTATTTGGCGTTGCGGATGTGCAGCAGGTACCGGGTCGGCATGCACTTGAAGGCGATCGAGCGCGGGACGCAGTAGTCCCAGACCTTGGCCAGCACGCGTTCGGCGTTGTCCAGGCAGGCGGAGACGTGGATCTTCCAGCCCTGGCTGGGGAGTTCGCGGTCCAGCGGGCGGAACGCCAGCCAGTCACCGGAGCGGTGGCGCTGCCAGCCCTCCGGCAGCTCCCGGCTCAGCGTCGCGTACGGAGCGCCGCGGCCCGTGCTGCTCGCGGGCAGCCGGTGGGGAGCGTCGTAGAACTGTCGGTCGGCGTCGCAGAAGACGGCGTAACCCTTGTTCATCGCACTCCCCCTCGGCTGGTGACACGGATGACGCTGTCATGGCGCGGGGACCGCAAACAGTCATGACTGTCACGAAGAACCCATGAGGAATGCACGTTTGCTGCGAATTTGCTGAGATGTGAAGGGGCGGCCGGGAGCGCCGCCCCTTCCCCTAGGAGTTGTCTTCAAATGTCAGGCCCACATCAGCAGGGATGCGAGGGTGACGGCGGCTTGGTAGGACTCGGCAGTCTTGTCGTACCGGGTGGCGATGCCGCGCCACTGTTTCAAACGGTTGAAGCAGCGCTCCACCACGTTGCGCCGCTTGTAGAGCTGCTTGTCGAAGGCCGGCGGACGTCCGCCGTAGCTGCCGCGGCGAAGCCGGTTGCGGATCTGGTCGGCCCGTTCGGGAATGGTGTGGCCGATGCCCCGTCGCCGCAGCCAGGTGCGGATGGCCTTGGAGCTGTAGCCCTTGTCGCCCAGTACGTGGGCGGGCCGGACCCGCGGGCGTCCTGGGCCGATGCGGGGCACCCGTATCGCCTCCATCACAGCGGTGAACTGGGTGCAGTCGTTGCTGTTTCCGCCGGTGACGGTGAAAGCGAGCGGGCGGCCCACGGCGTCACAGGCGAGGTGAATCTTGCTGGTCAGACCGCCTCGGGAGCGTCCGAGTCCGGAGCTTTGGAGCCCCCTTTTCGGGCCCCGGCGGCGTGCTGGTGGGCACGGACGACGGTGGAATCGACGGAAACGAGCCAGTCGATGTCCCCCGCCTCGTCCGCCCTCGCCTGGGCGGCCTGCAGCATCCGCTCGAAGGTGCCGTCCAGGGCCCACCGGCGGAAACGGGTGTGCAGCGTGGCCCACGGGCCGTACCGCTCGGGCACGTCCCGCCAGGCCGTGCCGGTCCGGAACTTCCACACGATCCCGTTGAGCACGGTGCGGTCGTCCAACCGCTTCCGCCCCCGCAACGATTCAGGCAGCAGAGGCCGGACGAACTCCCACTCAGCATCGGACAGTTCATGGCGACGTATCACCCGACCATGATCCACCACCCGAGATCATTTGAAGACACCCCCTAGGCCGGACGGAGGGTGAGCGTGCCTTCCGGCTCGTCGGCGGCGCAGGGCCGGAAGCCGGAGCTGATCCGGTCGAGGAGCCCTTGCAGCCACCGGGAGTCCTGGCGCGAGGCGTGCCGCAGCCGCATCCGACGGGCCTGTAGGGGGACGATCCGCACGTCGTGGAGCCGGCCGGTGTCCGGTTCCAGCGTGACGAGGAAGAGCAGCCGCAGGTCGTCCCGGTACTCCTCGTAGCCGGTGATGCCCTCGTAGTCATCGATGAAGTCGCCGCACCCGTGGATCACGAGCTTTCCGCGATGCGCCTCCAGGGCGCGGGGGTGGTGTGAGGAGTGGCCGTGGACGAGATCCACTCCGCCCTCCAGGAGCCCATGGGCGAAGGCGGCCTCGCTACGGGTCACGTGGTAGCCCCAGTTGGGGCCCCAGTGGACGGAGGCGACCGCGATGTCCCCCGGCCGCTTCAGCTGCCGTACCCGCCCGATGATCTCGCCCGCGGCGGCCGGTGAGGGCCGGGCCACGAAGTCGACCCCGGAGCGGCCGCCGGCTGCCGCCCAGGCCCGCGGGATACCGCTGGACGGCATCCCGAAGGAGAAGACCAGGATCCGGCGGCCGTCCGCGACGGGGACGACCGCGGGGCGCTGCGCGGCGTCAGGGTCCGCGCCCGCCCCCGCCGTCCGCAGGCCCGCGCCCGCGAGCGTGCCGAGGGTGTCCGCCAGCCCCTGGCGGCCGAAGTCCAGGACGTGGTTGTTGGCCAGTACGCAGACGTCGGGGCGGGCGGCGGCCAGACAGGGCACGTTCGCCGGGTTCATCCGGTAGTGGATTTCCTTCTCGGGTGCAAATCCGGCGTACTGTGTGACGCTGGTTTCCAGGTTGAGCACCCGCGCGGCGGGTGCCGCGTCGTCGAGCACCTCCAGTGCGTCCCCCCATGGCCAGGCGAAGCCGGCCGGACACGGAACGGGGCCGTTTCTCGCCGCCGCCAGCTCGACATAGGCGCGGGCGTCCCGCAGGTACGCCTCCCGCAGCGCCGGGTCTCCGGGGTGCGGCAGGATCTGGTCGACCCCACGGCCGAGCATGACGTCACCGCAGAGGAACAGTGTGAGCAAGTCACCGCCCATTCCCCCAGGTTAGAACCGGCCGGCCGAGGTTTCGCGGCGGGCGGGCGGACGAGGTTTCATGGCGGTGGGCGGACGAGGTTCGTGGCGGGCGGGCGCCGCGCGCCAAGGCGCCCCGGAGCCTGGAACCCGCCCCCTCCCCGGCCCCGGCTTCGTCCCCCTCCCCTGAGCTGCGGCGATCCCCGACGTACACGGTGCCGCGGCTCAGCAGGCGTCACACCGCGCCGGCGCCCCGGCCTGCGGACCGTGCGATGCGGCGGGGCCCGCCGCGGGGGCCCGGGACGTCGCCGGCACGGGGAGCGCGGTGCCGCCGCGCGCCACGGGCGGCGACACCGGACGGCGACCGGCGGCCAGGATGCTGACGGCGTTGGCCACCACGATCGCGAAGACGGCCGGCCACTCGATCCCGCGCAGCGTCTGTCTCAGGACGACCAGGCCGACCAGTGCCGCAAGGACGGGGTTGACGCTCATGAAGATCCCGAAGAACCGCGCGGTAACCCGGCGCAGGGCCAGCAGGCCAGGAGGACGAGCCCGGCCACCCACTGCCGCACGGCCACCACCCCGGCCGGTCCGATCGCCGGAAAGGCCAGCGCTCCCGTCGCGGCGCCGGTCTGATTGGCGAGTCCGCTGCCGCACATCATCGCCGCGCCCGCCAGTCCGCCCGAGCGCGCCGCCCTTCCCCCACGGACGGCTTCCGGATGCGGCAGGCCCTGCGTGCTTCGTCTCATACCCGGCAGCCTCCGTCCACCGGCATCGATACCTAAAATGCCTCCTCGTACGCATCAATACGTTCTGGTTATGGATCTGAGGATGGAACTGCGACATCTGCGCTGCCTGGTGGCGATCGTCGACGCCGGTGGCTTCACCGACGCCGCCATCGATCTCGGGCTCTCGCAGGCCGCGGTGTCCCGGACGCTCGGTTCGCTCGAAGACTTTTTGGGCGTACGGCTGTTGCACCGCACCAGCAGGAGCGCCAGCCCCACCACCGCGGGCGTCCACGTGCTGGCCCGCGCCCGGAAGGTGCTGGCCGAGGCCGACAACCTCATCCGCACCCTCCCCCTCGCTCCTGAGGTGCCGCTGCCTGCCCCTTCTCGACGAATCGGACCGCGCCCATGACGGAACCCGCCGCCGCACCGACGCCACACCTGGCGGCACTCGGCCCCTTCTGCGCCTTCGAGACCCACCCCGATGGCTCCGCACTCACTGCTCCCTGGCGTCAGTTGAGCGAGCTGACGGAGGAGGGGAACGGCGTCCTGCGGGAGCGGGTCGCCTCCGTGCGGGCCTCCCTCGCCGCCAACTACGGCAGACCGCCCGAAGCCGTCGAGTACCGGGGGGCCGCCTCTGTTGCCCATCTCGGCCTGATGGCACGCGTCATCGCACCGGCCCTCGGCCTGGCCACTCTGCACGGCCTGCCGTCGCGGGCGCTCACCCTGGGCGACCTGCGGTGGGCGTCATCCCTCGGCGGCGCGTTCCGACTCTCGCTGCCCCGGGAGGCGGTGACCCCGGCCGCGGCCGAGGGCGTGCAGCATGGGTACGGCCCTGGCAGCGACACCCGCCCGGTCAGCACCCTCGCCGAAGACCTGCTGGCCGGACCGGTCCACGACCTGGTGGCCGCCTTCGCCCCCTTCTCGGTCTCCCGGCACATCCTGTGGGGCAATGTGGCCTCAGCCGTGAACGGCGCCGCCACCGGCATCACCGCGGCGGCCCCCGCCCTGGCACACCCCGCCCACGCAGCAGCCCTGGCCTTCCTACAGCACCCGCAACTACGGGACACCCACACCCTGAACCCCCACAACGCCCGCTTCACCCGCCGAAGTTGCTGCCTCATCTACCGCGCCGCACCGGGCAGCACGGGCGCCCTGTGCGGCGATTGCGTGCTGTTGCACGGTCGAGGCGGTGGCGGACGGGTCGGCGACGGGCGGGGCGGGCGCGGACGGGGAGGGCGATGAGCGGGTGTCGGCGTCCGTGGCCCGGTGACCCCGGGGGTGACAGGTCACCGTCCAACTCCCCCTCAGGGGTTGTCAGTTCGCCTCGCCGTGACCGCCACCGTCGCGTAACGCATCGTGAAACTGCCGCCCATCGCGTCGATGGCGGCGCCGACGGCCTCCAGCACCTCTGCCAGCTGGTGCGACGGGAGTTGGGTGAAGGCGCCATGGGTGGGCAGCTGGTCCAGCCAGGCGTCCCGGGTGTAGGTCCACTCCCAGTCGAATCGCCACTCCTCCGGTTCGCTGAAGCCACCCGCCTCCCTGATCCCGTCGGCGACCCGGGTGCACACCACCTGATACCCGTCCCGGGTCTGCTGCGTCACCGCCTGGAGGTTGAACGGCGAGTCCGGCAGCACCCGGCGGCAGACCGCGGCGGAGGCGTCCGCCACCTCGGGCGGGAGCTGGAACACGTTCCAGAACGCCGCCAATCGGCCACCGGGCCGCAGCACCCGGCCCGCCTTGGCCGCTCCCGCCACCGCGTCCAACCAGTGCCAGGTCTGCCCGGCGATGACCGCGTCGAACGCCCGCCCGGCCGGGTCCCAGGCCTCGAATGCCGCCACCTCCACCTCGACCCCGCTGCGCCGCGCCAGGTCAGCCATTCGCGCGTCGATGTCGACCCCGAGCACCCGGCAGCCGGCCGCCTGGAATTGGCGGGCGGCGATACCGGTGCCGCAGCCGACGTCGAGGACCTCGGGGCCGGGGCCGGCGGCGACGATCCGGCGCACCATGGCGTCGGGATAGCGGGGCCGGGCCCGGTCATAGCGTGCGGCGTCCGCGCCGAACGACGCCGCTGCCTGGCAGGGCAGCTGAGGCTCACGCGCGGAGCGAGGGGCAGGCTCCGGAGGTAAAGTGGGCATGCGCCCACTATGGTGGGCACCTGCCCACTCGTCAACGGGTCGGGTCCGGCGAGGGAAGAGGAAGGCGCGGTATGCCGACAGGGGTGGCCATGCGCGACGCGCGCGGGCAGCTGTTCGACGCCGCGGAGCGCATTCTGCTCCGGGCCGGGCCGAACGCCCTGACCAGCCGCGCGGTCACCACGGAAGCAGGCTGCGCCAAGGGGGTCCTGCACCGGCACTTCGCCGACTTCGACGCCTTCCTCGCCGAGCTCGTACTGGACCGCATCGGCCGGATCGACCAACAGAGCACCGCCCTGCGCGAGTCCGCCGGGACCGGCACCGTCGCCGACAACCTCACCGGCGCCCTGCGGGACGTGTTCGGATCGCTCGCCGTGGCCATCGTCGGCCTGATCACCTCCCGGGACGTCCTGCGCACCCGGCTGCGCCAGGTCAGGCCGGCCGGTGTCCCCGTACTGACGGAAGCCACGGCCATGCTGGCCTCCTACCTCTCCGCGGAGCGCGACCTGGGCCGCATCGCGGCGGATGCCGATGTCGACACGCTCGCGCTCACGCTGATCGGGTCCGGGCATCTGCTGTTCGCCGGCCGGGAAGGCAGCCCGCCGGAGGCGGAGGCCGTCCACAAGGTCGTGACGACGGTCATCGCGGGCACCGCACCGGGGGCACCAGGCGCGGCTCCCCTGGGCGAGTAATTCCGCACGAGCCCAAGTCATCGGCCTTTCCGTGGACTTAGTGGAATCGGTGGGTTCAGTGGACTTACTAGACCTGGCGTCCGACCCAGGTGAGGGGAACGTCGTCCGTCGGCGCCTGGATGAGCACGCGTGCGGGAATCGCGACGGTCTTTTCCGCCTTTCCATCGGTGTTGTCGATCTTCTGGACGATGTATCCGGTGTACCACCCGGCGTTCGCGTGCGCTTGGAACGTCGCACCGGGCATTCCCTCCGGAACGGCGAAGTCCCGGCGCAGCTGGGACATGTTCGTCCACTTCTTCGTGGTTTCGGTCGACTGGTTGTACTCGCCGCCGCCCTCCAGGGCGATCCCTTTGTTGTCCGGCGAGGCGTTGATGGTGAGCTTGCCGCCCACCTTCCAGCCCTTGACCTCCTTTTCTTCCGTGCCGATGCCGGCCTCGGTCACGTAGGTGAGATGCGTCCCGCCGGGGGCCCTGTCCGTGGTCAGCAGCACCGGGTATTTCTTGTCGATCTTTCCCACAAAGCCACACGTCAGCTTGCGGGTTTGCTTCTCGAGCACATCGCTGGGCTGTCCGCATATGGACTTCGCATCCCAGTTGCCCAGCCAGCCGGGATCCTTGTCCTCCTTGCTGCTTGTGCGTTCCTCCGTGCCGTAATTCTCGAAACCCGGGGTGGAGCCGAAGCCCTCCAGCATCTTCTGGGCATCCTGAACCGCCTGGTCAGGTGAGTAGCCCGTCTTCTTCACGGCTTCGAGCGTGATCTCCTTGGTGTCCTGACCGGTGACCGGGTAGCCCTGGATGGCGGCCACGTCCTTGAGGGGCGCGAACGAGTTGATGTAGTCGATGACCTCCTCGTCGCTCTTGTAGAAGGGGGTCTTGTTCTCGTCGGCGGCCCAGGCCGTGGCGGGAGAGCCGGCGAGCGGGGCCGCGAGGAGCGCGGTCGCGACGACGAGGGCCGCGCGCCGGGCCCTCGCTGTCGGTGGCGTGCGGCGGGATGTGCGGGCGGAGGGTGTTCTGTCGTGTGACATCTCTTCTTCCTTCCTTGCGCGCGGGCGGCCGATACGTCAGCCTGTTCCCGAACTCGCCGAAGATTGCGGTAAGGAGATTTCCTCGCTTCGGCATATAAGGAGAGCGCCGCCGCTCGGCAGGGGTTCCCCGGACTTCCCGGTAACTTCCGTGGGATTCC is part of the Streptomyces platensis genome and harbors:
- the lanKC gene encoding class III lanthionine synthetase LanKC — translated: MNKGYAVFCDADRQFYDAPHRLPASSTGRGAPYATLSRELPEGWQRHRSGDWLAFRPLDRELPSQGWKIHVSACLDNAERVLAKVWDYCVPRSIAFKCMPTRYLLHIRNAKYADRGASGKFLTVYPADEEQCGRIAEELNELLAGEQGPYILSDLRWGAGPVYVRYGSFTERHCYDDKGELRPAIEDGQGQLVPDRREPAFRVPEWVTLPEFLQPHLAARSATTVTDLPYKIEQALHFSNGGGVYVGRDLRTDQRVVLKEARPYAGLAADEADAVTRLARERDALKRLSGLGCAPEVHDWFTLGEHTFLVLEFIEGRPLNSFFAHRHPLIEADPSPERLAEYTEWAMRVHGLVADAVKAVHSRGVVFNDLHLFNIMMSEDESAVVLLDFEAASVDDESSRQVIANPGFVAPADRRGFDVDRYALACLRLALFLPLTSLFAVDRNKAAHLAEIAAAQFPVPRDYLDEAVAEILRGYQPAHAPVRTGRTGGADYLPVALGDWPHSRDSMVRAVLASATPDREDRYFPGDIAQFSTTGGGTCFAYGAAGVLYALDETGADRCPEAEEWLLRRTKTPASGSPLGFYDGLSGVAWVLDRLGHRDRALDLIDTVATQRWQDIAPDLHSGLAGLGLALDSLAGTTGETALGERASHCAQLVADKLRTAAPPAVGGATPRAGLLYGDSGAALLFLRLYERTDDPALLDLAADALRRDLSRCVRGAGGALQVNEGWRTMPYLGAGSVGIGMVLDDFLAHRPDDEFARARSEIVQAAQAKFYAQPGLFRGAAGMVLHLARTTAGGPGTHATDLRRQIDSLAWGAVPYQGQLAFAGEQMMRLSMDLSTGTAGCLLALGSALHDTPVHLPFLPPPRRP
- a CDS encoding CapA family protein, which translates into the protein MGGDLLTLFLCGDVMLGRGVDQILPHPGDPALREAYLRDARAYVELAAARNGPVPCPAGFAWPWGDALEVLDDAAPAARVLNLETSVTQYAGFAPEKEIHYRMNPANVPCLAAARPDVCVLANNHVLDFGRQGLADTLGTLAGAGLRTAGAGADPDAAQRPAVVPVADGRRILVFSFGMPSSGIPRAWAAAGGRSGVDFVARPSPAAAGEIIGRVRQLKRPGDIAVASVHWGPNWGYHVTRSEAAFAHGLLEGGVDLVHGHSSHHPRALEAHRGKLVIHGCGDFIDDYEGITGYEEYRDDLRLLFLVTLEPDTGRLHDVRIVPLQARRMRLRHASRQDSRWLQGLLDRISSGFRPCAADEPEGTLTLRPA
- a CDS encoding (2Fe-2S)-binding protein produces the protein MTEPAAAPTPHLAALGPFCAFETHPDGSALTAPWRQLSELTEEGNGVLRERVASVRASLAANYGRPPEAVEYRGAASVAHLGLMARVIAPALGLATLHGLPSRALTLGDLRWASSLGGAFRLSLPREAVTPAAAEGVQHGYGPGSDTRPVSTLAEDLLAGPVHDLVAAFAPFSVSRHILWGNVASAVNGAATGITAAAPALAHPAHAAALAFLQHPQLRDTHTLNPHNARFTRRSCCLIYRAAPGSTGALCGDCVLLHGRGGGGRVGDGRGGRGRGGR
- a CDS encoding class I SAM-dependent methyltransferase; amino-acid sequence: MPTLPPEPAPRSAREPQLPCQAAASFGADAARYDRARPRYPDAMVRRIVAAGPGPEVLDVGCGTGIAARQFQAAGCRVLGVDIDARMADLARRSGVEVEVAAFEAWDPAGRAFDAVIAGQTWHWLDAVAGAAKAGRVLRPGGRLAAFWNVFQLPPEVADASAAVCRRVLPDSPFNLQAVTQQTRDGYQVVCTRVADGIREAGGFSEPEEWRFDWEWTYTRDAWLDQLPTHGAFTQLPSHQLAEVLEAVGAAIDAMGGSFTMRYATVAVTARRTDNP
- a CDS encoding TetR/AcrR family transcriptional regulator — translated: MPTGVAMRDARGQLFDAAERILLRAGPNALTSRAVTTEAGCAKGVLHRHFADFDAFLAELVLDRIGRIDQQSTALRESAGTGTVADNLTGALRDVFGSLAVAIVGLITSRDVLRTRLRQVRPAGVPVLTEATAMLASYLSAERDLGRIAADADVDTLALTLIGSGHLLFAGREGSPPEAEAVHKVVTTVIAGTAPGAPGAAPLGE